In the Pseudorasbora parva isolate DD20220531a chromosome 5, ASM2467924v1, whole genome shotgun sequence genome, CACCGAGGGCGGCGAAACCTCACAGAAaaccaaaaagaaaaagaaaagaaaattggTTGGCACAGAAGACTCAACATCCAGTGAGTGTTTAATATGGCTGTGTGAATGTGTAgttatgcattttaaagttagtgTTTGAcatgcatatacacacactcgtTTAGGTGTGAAAAAGATCAAAAAGCAAGATGAAGTTGAAGAGACAACAGAAGAAGAGCAACAGAGTGATGAGAAACAGGAGGAATGTGCACGGACTGTGAAGTTGCCAGAGAATGGAAATGACAAGGAGGGATCAGCTGAGGAGAATGATAGTGATGAAGATGGACCACAGCTTCCTTCTGGTCTGACAGGTAAACATGGCACAGCCGACATTATGTTAAATACAGTCTAGCTCATTTAAATGTAGAAAATAATGAGATGTCCAATCGATGGCTATTCAGTTAAAAAACAGGGTTTGTGCTTTTTGAAAaaccttttgaatgattttctttctaaaaataaaaaaaagccaaTTTATTATATTAGACAAGTGAAATAATTACTTCATAGTGCTAGGCGGTATGACCAAAAGTTGATATCActgtatttttctaaattatatcTTTTTAGCGGTATATTACGCTATTTTTTTCCTATGCATGATCGGGTGTTAACCACATTTTCTACTGATTGAGAGAGGAAATACTGCAGTAGATTGACTAGAATGCCCTTTTTTACTATCAAGAGTGAATATTGTAGAACAAATCCACATTAGAGGTAATACAAGTTTTGCAAAAGCCCACAAAATGATGCTGTGGGGAAACAACCAATAAAACACACGCTTGCTACATTCATTACAGAtgcattaatataaaaatatgaccACGGAGAGAGATACATTTTAGTTGAGGGCATCTTAAGCATTTAAAAAACCTAACCCTATATAACAACAAACTACCAAATGAGGGAGAAACGTggaataacatttaaaaaaattctaaggatatttttaatacatttaagagCGCTATGGTCTCTGAACAAACGACATACTTCAGTTTAAGACAAAAGGAATAAAGCAGTTACGTTTTGCCTAATCTTCTTTGAATTGTCAGTCTGTTTATTAACTTGCATCGTCTTCCGTGTAGCAGAATAATCTATAGTGTGATCTCTGTCTGGATCAGATGTTTGGTTTTGTCAGTGTCATTTACATTTCATTTGAAGAAGTAATGAAATATGTGCGTGTACACgctgtttgttttgtgtttagaGCATTAGAGATGAAATAGAACCATTAAGAAACGTACACACACTCGCCATGTGGTGAGCATTTTTAATCTCATCGCGGCTCTCCGTGCAGTACCCTCTTTCATGCACGCGCCGCATGAAGTTTGAATTCTCCGCTGGAATCAAGGGACAAAcccgaaatcgccccctatagccattatttgaagggacagccatttgtagtgctTTCACTACACTATCGCCCAGCACTATGACTTCATATTTGCAATTTAGAGACAAAATAATAGATGCCTGGTTTAGtagtaaaatataatataatcctAAATCCACAGAAGCTTCTTCAGTTAGCGgattacttttttgttttttgctttatttgaaatgaaaaataaCCTTTCTAAATGTTTTTCTTAAACCATTAGGTATTTTTATCTATTTATGATTTGTCTCCCTGGTGACTTTCTCAGGTGCGTTTGAGGACAAGTCATTTGCATCTTTGGCAGAAGTGGTCAGTGAGAACACACTGAAGGGAGTGAAAGAAATGGGCTTTGAAACCATGACTGAGATCCAGCACAAGACCATACGCCCCCTGCTGGAAGGGAGGTGAGTGTGCAGTTCATCAGATGCCAGCGTTTCtgtgatttatcacatttgttTAATTGTCTTATTAACGTTTTGGATGTGTGCTCATTCTTGTCCAACAGAGACGTGTTGGCAGCAGCTAAAACAGGAAGTGGTAAAACTCTGGCTTTCCTGATTCCATCCATTGAGCTTATCTACAAACTTAAATTCATGCCCAGAAATGGTGAGTGCACACTGAATATATTGACTGTTGTAGTTCTTTTTATAGAAGAATGTCAATCAAACCTGCAAGTATGACCATATAACTTTGACATTGTGGTCTGTTTTACAGGGACTGGAGTTGTGGTTTTGTCTCCCACTCGAGAGTTGGCTATGCAGACATATGGTGTGCTGAAGGAGCTGATGACGCATCACGTCCACACATATGGCCTCATCATGGGAGGCAGCAATCGCTCTGCTGAAGCCCAGAAACTTGCTAATGGAGTCAATATCCTGGTGGCTACACCTGGAAGACTTCTCGATCACCTGCAGGTAAGGCCTTTGACAGTGAATAGATTGGCCATATGGGTCTGTACAGTATACTTGACCTCGCCATTTCTTTCCACAGAACACACCAGGGTTCATGTTTAAGAACCTTCAGTGTTTGATCATTGACGAGGCTGACAGGATTCTGGAGGTTGGCTTTGAGGAAGAACTTAAGCAGATCATCAAACTACTGCCTAGTAAGAACCAATGACTAACCTGATCAATCTAACATCATTCCTTAATTCCTTACTTCCTTAAACCAGGGTTCCTGTGGGTGCTTAAAATGGTAACAAAAAAGTCATAAGTACTAAAAGGAAAAGCAATCATGATACGGCTTAATGCgaatattaaacattaaaaagctaTGATTGAAATCTATAAATGTCACCACTGCACGTATAGTCATAGGTTGATTGTTTATTGATCATCGGATGTGTGTGAATTGAGTGTTTACTTTGGTGTTCAATTAAAAGTCCCACACCATGCATAGatgttaatttattttcttcCCTCTGGatgttgttggttttttttCTGCTAACTCAATTTTAACAAGTACATTGAACAAACTCTTGtcaagatagatagatagattttacTAGTATTGGCATAGCAATTATTTTAGTGCCTAAATGCATTATTAATGTATTATGTAAAACAGTTTCAGTACATACTTATACACTGAATAAAATGTGCACTATGCAATCATCTGAGCCCATTACATTTAATTCAGAAATTATAATGTGAATGGTGGATTTTGTACATGATATACTGACATATTTCTCTTTCTGTAGAAAAAAGACAGACCATGTTGTTTTCAGCAACACAGACACGTAAGGTGGAGGATCTTGCACGAATCTCTCTCAAGAAGGAGCCGCTGTATGTTGGAGTGGATGACAACAAAGACACGGCTACTGTGGAAGGACTTGAACAGGTAAACTGCTCATCTTTATTAGCACCAGTGGgtcatatattataaaatattgagTTCCACAAGAATTGGATAAGCATTGTGCTTTATTTTTAGGGATATGTTGTTTGTCCTTCGGAGAAACGTTTCCTGCTGCTCTTCACGTTCCTGAAGAAGAATCGTAAGAAGAAGCTGATGGTGTTCTTCTCGTCCTGCATGTCTGTGAAGTACCACTATGAGCTACTCAATTACATTGATCTGCCCGTCATGGCTATTCATGTGAGTCATTGAGCGATAAGATGAGAAGTGCTGTTCATGCAGTGTGATAAATGCTTTTCAAAGTCTTAAATTCAGTAGTATTAAATTTAAGGCAAATAAAAGGGCCAAAAAAGTCTTTATCATCATTTGAAACGGTCTTAAATTCAGTGAAAGAAAAGCATAAGGCTATGAATTAATTGGCTCTGCCGCATATCTTAATATGTCTTAATGCAAGTATTAAAGGttatacattaaataatgctGCTGTGTGGCCTGTGgtcacattttaaatgaatgtgtaATTCTGACTTAAACTTGTTTTTCCTTTTTGAGAAAATCTTTAAAAGCTGAAATGTGAGAGATTACTATAAATCCCTTTGAGTTTGAACCTCCTTTTGTTTTTCACAATTTTTCAGGGGAAGCAGAAACAGACGAAGAGAACCACAACGTTTTTCCAATTCTGTAACGCAGACTCTGGCATTCTCCTCTGTACGGACGTGGCAGCCAGAGGTCTGGATATCCCAGAGGTAGACTGGATTGTCCAGTACGACCCACCCGATGACCCAAAGGTACACTAATTATAAGCCTGGttgttcatttaaaatgtgtgtttatTAATATATGATTTTTGGGTTATTATAGGAGTACATCCACCGTGTAGGACGAACAGCTCGTGGTATTAACGGTAGAGGACATGCCCTCCTGATCCTGAGACCAGAGGAGCTCGGCTTTTTGCGATTCCTCAAACAGGCCAAGGTATTTCATCTCTATTGTTAATGTTTAATATTGGCTCTCTGTATGTGTCAGCAAGATTTATCTAGACAAAATAGATTTTCTGATTCCTCTCTTGTGTTCCTCTAAAGGTCCCTCTGAGTGAGTTTGAGTTCTCCTGGACTAAAATCTCTGATATTCAGTCTCAGGTGAGACTTCATATTTTTAGCCGAATTGAACTGAATCTCTAACTCATTTCAAATTGAACACCTCTGAAATCAAATTGCTTTTGTCTTTTTCAGTTGGAGAAGCTGATAGAGAAGAACTACTACCTTCACAAATCTGCTCAGGAGGCCTACAAATCCTACGTCCGAGCTTACGACTCTCATTCCCTCAAACAAATCTATAACGTAGAGACTCTCGACCTCCCGAAGGTGGCAATGTCTTTTGGTTTTAAAGTGCCGCCTTTTGTGGACCTCAGTATCCTTTCAGCACTTCATTACAGTGAATTTTCTTGCATGTGGAACTTACTTAACCGTTTTAGTTTTTGATGCTAATCATTGAATTTTCATTGTACACAACTACTGTTCAGAATTtcgtttttgaaagaagtcttatGTTTACCATGGCTGCATTTATTCTATAAAGAAATTCTCCATTTAAGTGAGTGACATGTGAAATGCCAAGTATGGTAACC is a window encoding:
- the ddx18 gene encoding ATP-dependent RNA helicase DDX18 isoform X2 — its product is MNLMYVKVVLEEAVTSDSAPKVTEGQQLQSKNISTEGGETSQKTKKKKKRKLVGTEDSTSSVKKIKKQDEVEETTEEEQQSDEKQEECARTVKLPENGNDKEGSAEENDSDEDGPQLPSGLTGAFEDKSFASLAEVVSENTLKGVKEMGFETMTEIQHKTIRPLLEGRDVLAAAKTGSGKTLAFLIPSIELIYKLKFMPRNGTGVVVLSPTRELAMQTYGVLKELMTHHVHTYGLIMGGSNRSAEAQKLANGVNILVATPGRLLDHLQNTPGFMFKNLQCLIIDEADRILEVGFEEELKQIIKLLPKKRQTMLFSATQTRKVEDLARISLKKEPLYVGVDDNKDTATVEGLEQGYVVCPSEKRFLLLFTFLKKNRKKKLMVFFSSCMSVKYHYELLNYIDLPVMAIHGKQKQTKRTTTFFQFCNADSGILLCTDVAARGLDIPEVDWIVQYDPPDDPKEYIHRVGRTARGINGRGHALLILRPEELGFLRFLKQAKVPLSEFEFSWTKISDIQSQLEKLIEKNYYLHKSAQEAYKSYVRAYDSHSLKQIYNVETLDLPKVAMSFGFKVPPFVDLNVHSSKGVKMQKRGGGGGFGYQKSKNVHKAKIFKHVNKGKGDGRQFSR
- the ddx18 gene encoding ATP-dependent RNA helicase DDX18 isoform X1, with translation MADMQMKILRKKIQKRNEKNKQRKLLKSQKEEEESVGDVKVVLEEAVTSDSAPKVTEGQQLQSKNISTEGGETSQKTKKKKKRKLVGTEDSTSSVKKIKKQDEVEETTEEEQQSDEKQEECARTVKLPENGNDKEGSAEENDSDEDGPQLPSGLTGAFEDKSFASLAEVVSENTLKGVKEMGFETMTEIQHKTIRPLLEGRDVLAAAKTGSGKTLAFLIPSIELIYKLKFMPRNGTGVVVLSPTRELAMQTYGVLKELMTHHVHTYGLIMGGSNRSAEAQKLANGVNILVATPGRLLDHLQNTPGFMFKNLQCLIIDEADRILEVGFEEELKQIIKLLPKKRQTMLFSATQTRKVEDLARISLKKEPLYVGVDDNKDTATVEGLEQGYVVCPSEKRFLLLFTFLKKNRKKKLMVFFSSCMSVKYHYELLNYIDLPVMAIHGKQKQTKRTTTFFQFCNADSGILLCTDVAARGLDIPEVDWIVQYDPPDDPKEYIHRVGRTARGINGRGHALLILRPEELGFLRFLKQAKVPLSEFEFSWTKISDIQSQLEKLIEKNYYLHKSAQEAYKSYVRAYDSHSLKQIYNVETLDLPKVAMSFGFKVPPFVDLNVHSSKGVKMQKRGGGGGFGYQKSKNVHKAKIFKHVNKGKGDGRQFSR